From Solibacillus sp. FSL W7-1464:
CATCAATCGTTTTATAAAAGGGGATGAAAGCGCTCGTGTTGAATTAATCGAGCGAAATATGCGGCTCGTTGCGCACGTCGTAAAAAAATTTCATCCTTCACACGATTTACTTGATGACTATATTTCCATTGGCACGATTGGTCTTATGAAAGCCGTAAGCAGTTTTACACCAGAAAAAAAGACCCGTCTCGCCACATATGCCGCCCGATGTATCGAAAATGAAATTCTGATGCATCTTCGCGCACAAAAAAAAGTGCAAAAAGATGTCTCGTTATTTGAGCCGATTGGTGTCGATAAAGATGGGCAGTCTCTTCAAATCCGTGATTTACTGCAGCTTGACGAACCTTCAACAATCGAAAAAATTGAACGGCAGGAGGATTTTGCCCAGCTGTATCGCTATTTGGATACATTAGATCCACGTGAGCTCGAAATCA
This genomic window contains:
- the sigK gene encoding RNA polymerase sporulation sigma factor SigK, which codes for MSGFVTALVQLWLELPALLGYLKGQTFYKPLSREEEEEVINRFIKGDESARVELIERNMRLVAHVVKKFHPSHDLLDDYISIGTIGLMKAVSSFTPEKKTRLATYAARCIENEILMHLRAQKKVQKDVSLFEPIGVDKDGQSLQIRDLLQLDEPSTIEKIERQEDFAQLYRYLDTLDPRELEIISYRYGLQNFDPHTQKEIAKRLNISRSYVSRIEKRALIKLYQQFKHGEKE